The nucleotide window ATCTTCTAAAGCGACAACTTCAACCATAATCCAGCCTTTCATAGAACGGCCGGTGATGTCGAACTCGACGGTGTGCTCTTTCTTGAGCGCTTCTTCGGCAGCGGGTTCACCAAGGCGTAGAATTAAATTATCTTTCCAAATTCCAAAGGCCATATTTCCGTTCAATAGATAACACATACCGCCGAACATTTTCTTGTGCGAAAGCCCTTTTATCCCTAAGGTGAGGTCTTCCAATCTTTCCGCTAGCAATAAGTTATAAGCCATTTGTTTTATCCGTTAATTAGAGCTTCAGCTTCGGAGAGCCGATAAGGGATGACCCGGGAGACGCCGGGTTCGGACATCGTAACCCCATACCAAACCTGAGCCGCTTCGATGGTCGTTGGGTTGTGGGTAATGATAATGAACTGGGAGCGCGAACTGTACTCCTTCAAAAGGTCCACGAAACGTTCGACATTGCGGCCGTCGAGCGCGGCGTCTACTTCATCTAGCACGCATAATGGACTCGGTCGAACTTCCATGAGGC belongs to bacterium and includes:
- a CDS encoding TfoX/Sxy family protein; translation: MAYNLLLAERLEDLTLGIKGLSHKKMFGGMCYLLNGNMAFGIWKDNLILRLGEPAAEEALKKEHTVEFDITGRSMKGWIMVEVVALEDDTVLETWFNQALSFAKSLPSKY